The following coding sequences lie in one Caproicibacterium argilliputei genomic window:
- the zapA gene encoding cell division protein ZapA has protein sequence MSKNSIRLTICGTECAVGTDDNEAYVRSIASEVQDCMQNLSRQNETASGAVIAIVAALSFCDDYHKANQTAETLREQIKGYLEDSSQARLEAETAQKEVARLKQEVASLRARLGEADADASDSVADAPVQRTSGSFSRPKREDGEPEGAFLQHFEEKEEPLEAEEAQND, from the coding sequence ATGAGCAAAAACAGTATCCGGCTGACTATCTGCGGAACCGAGTGTGCGGTCGGTACGGATGACAACGAAGCCTATGTGCGCAGCATCGCAAGCGAAGTGCAAGACTGTATGCAGAACCTCTCCCGCCAGAACGAAACCGCTTCCGGTGCGGTGATTGCCATCGTAGCAGCACTTTCTTTCTGCGATGATTATCATAAAGCCAACCAAACCGCCGAAACGCTGCGGGAACAGATTAAAGGCTACCTGGAGGACAGCTCCCAGGCACGTCTGGAAGCAGAAACCGCCCAAAAAGAAGTGGCGCGGCTCAAACAGGAAGTCGCCTCCCTGCGGGCGCGCCTCGGCGAAGCCGATGCTGATGCATCCGACTCTGTCGCAGACGCACCGGTGCAGCGTACCAGCGGCAGCTTCTCTCGCCCTAAGCGGGAAGACGGCGAGCCGGAGGGCGCATTCCTGCAGCATTTTGAAGAAAAAGAGGAACCGTTGGAAGCTGAGGAAGCCCAGAATGACTAA